The Pan paniscus chromosome 1, NHGRI_mPanPan1-v2.0_pri, whole genome shotgun sequence genome has a segment encoding these proteins:
- the LOC129393929 gene encoding PRAME family member 8-like yields MSIRAPPRLLELARQRLLRDQALAISTVEELPRELFPTLFMEAFSRRRCETLKTMVQAWPFTCLPLGSLMKSPHLESLKSVLEGVDVLLTQEVCPRQSKLQVLDLRNVDENFCDILSGAAASFPEAPSQKQTADNCPGTGGQQPFMVFIDLCLKNRTLDECLTHLLEWGKQRKGLLHVCCKELQVFGMPIHSIIEVLNMVELDCIQEVEVCCPWELSILVKFAPYLGQMRNLRKLVLFNIHASARIPPDNKGQFIARFTSQFHKLDYFQNLFMHSVSFLEGHLDQLLRCLQAPLEMVVMTDCLLSESDLKHLSWCPSIRQLKELDLRGVTLTHFSPEPLTGVLEQVVATLQTLDLEDCGIMDSQLSAILPVLSRCSQLSTFSFCGNLISMAALENLLRHTVGLSKLSLELYPAPLESYDTQGALCWGRFAELGAELMKTLRDLRQPKIIVLCTVPCPRCGIRASYDLEPSHCLC; encoded by the exons ATGAGCATCAGGGCCCCACCCAGACTCCTGGAGCTGGCAAGGCAGAGGCTGCTGAGGGACCAGGCCTTGGCCATCTCCACCGTGGAGGAGCTGCCCAGGGAGCTCTTCCCCACACTGTTCATGGAAGCCTTCAGCAGGAGACGCTGTGAAACCCTGAAAACGATGGTGCAGGCCTGGCCTTTCACCTGCCTCCCTCTAGGGTCCCTGATGAAGTCGCCTCATCTGGAGTCGTTAAAATCTGTGCTGGAAGGGGTTGATGTGCTGCTGACCCAAGAGGTTTGCCCCAG GCAGTCAAAACTTCAAGTGCTGGACTTGAGGAATGTGGATGAGAACTTCTGCGACATATTGTCTGGAGCTGCTGCATCCTTCCCGGAGGCTCCGAGTCAGAAGCAAACAGCAGATAACTGTCCAGGGACAGGCGGGCAGCAGCCATTCATGGTGTTCATAGACCTTTGTCTCAAGAACAGGACACTGGATGAATGCCTCACCCACCTCTTAGAGTGGGGCAAGCAGAGAAAAGGCTTACTGCATGTGTGTTGCAAGGAGCTGCAGGTTTTTGGAATGCCCATCCACAGTATCATAGAGGTCCTGAACATGGTGGAGCTTGACTgtatccaggaggtggaagtgtgCTGCCCCTGGGAGCTGTCCATTCTTGTCAAGTTTGCCCCTTACCTGGGCCAGATGAGGAATCTCCGCAAACTTGTTCTCTTCAACATCCATGCATCTGCCCGCATTCCCCCAGACAACAAGGGGCAGTTCATTGCCCGATTCACCTCTCAGTTCCACAAGCTGGACTATTTCCAGAATCTGTTTATGCACTCTGTCTCTTTCCTCGAAGGCCACCTGGACCAGCTGCTCAG GTGTCTCCAGGCCCCCTTGGAGATGGTCGTTATGACCGACTGCCTGCTGTCAGAGTCAGACTTGAAGCATCTCTCTTGGTGCCCGAGCATCCGTCAATTAAAGGAGCTGGACCTGAGGGGCGTCACACTGACCCATTTCAGCCCTGAGCCCCTCACAGGTGTGCTGGAGCAAGTTGTGGCCACCCTGCAGACCCTGGACTTAGAGGACTGTGGTATCATGGATTCCCAACTCAGCGCCATCCTGCCTGTCCTGAGCCGCTGCTCCCAGCTCAGCACCTTCAGCTTCTGTGGGAACCTCATCTCCATGGCTGCCCTTGAGAACCTGCTGCGCCACACCGTCGGGCTGAGCAAGCTAAGCCTGGAGCTGTATCCTGCCCCTCTGGAGAGTTATGACACCCAGGGTGCTCTCTGCTGGGGGAGATTTGCTGAACTTGGGGCTGAGCTGATGAAGACACTGAGGGACTTAAGGCAGCCCAAGATCATTGTGCTCTGCACTGTCCCCTGCCCTCGCTGTGGCATCAGGGCCTCCTATGACCTGGAGCCCAGTCACTGCCTCTGTTGA